The Streptococcus pantholopis genome has a segment encoding these proteins:
- a CDS encoding VanZ family protein: MSYEIFFTQKAELTSLGKKVCWCFSLLYLIFLMAICFAPQHGITRVETPGIQHFGRLVFLLHPFNSLIHFHQLADWQAVIWVLGQNIVNIFLLFPLMLAGLFLFPRLRRRKLILLLSFAVSLAIECLQLLADLLYDANRVFELDDLWTNTLGGLLAWLAYRFIIKYSLNKNKKSLS; encoded by the coding sequence ATGAGTTATGAAATCTTTTTTACCCAAAAAGCAGAACTTACTTCCTTGGGCAAGAAGGTGTGCTGGTGTTTTTCTCTGTTATACCTGATTTTTCTGATGGCTATCTGCTTTGCTCCGCAGCATGGTATAACAAGGGTAGAGACGCCGGGGATTCAGCATTTTGGCCGCTTAGTCTTTTTACTGCATCCTTTTAATTCTTTAATTCATTTTCATCAGCTGGCTGATTGGCAGGCTGTTATTTGGGTTCTGGGGCAGAACATTGTCAATATCTTTTTGCTTTTTCCCTTAATGCTTGCCGGTTTATTTCTGTTTCCTCGTTTGAGAAGACGCAAGCTTATCTTACTGCTGAGTTTTGCAGTCAGTCTAGCAATTGAATGCCTGCAGCTCCTTGCAGATTTGCTCTATGATGCCAATCGTGTTTTTGAATTGGATGATTTATGGACAAATACATTGGGCGGTCTGCTGGCTTGGTTGGCTTATCGATTTATAATAAAGTATTCTTTAAATAAAAATAAAAAATCTCTTTCATGA
- the coaD gene encoding pantetheine-phosphate adenylyltransferase: MSNKIGLFTGSFDPVTNGHMAIIKSAGRLFDQLYVGLFYNKNKEGFFTAAKRRAMLEEAVAGLSNVKVLAAHDSLAVDIAGQIGVTHLVRGLRNGRDLEYESELAFFNSHLAETIDTVFFLPPADLSHISSSRIRELIHFHSDVSDFVPESVVKEVEKLGEDFTSL, translated from the coding sequence ATGTCAAATAAAATAGGACTTTTTACCGGCTCCTTTGACCCTGTAACAAACGGGCATATGGCGATTATTAAAAGCGCGGGTCGGCTTTTCGATCAGCTTTATGTCGGTCTGTTCTACAATAAAAATAAGGAAGGTTTTTTTACAGCAGCTAAGCGCAGAGCCATGTTAGAAGAGGCTGTAGCCGGTCTCAGCAATGTCAAAGTGCTTGCAGCTCATGATTCTCTGGCAGTTGATATTGCCGGACAGATTGGCGTTACGCATTTGGTGCGGGGCTTAAGAAACGGCAGAGATTTGGAATATGAAAGCGAACTGGCCTTTTTTAACAGCCACTTGGCAGAGACTATCGACACTGTTTTTTTTCTGCCGCCTGCTGACCTGTCCCATATCAGTTCCAGCCGTATTCGTGAATTGATTCATTTTCATTCGGATGTATCGGATTTTGTTCCGGAAAGTGTTGTAAAAGAAGTGGAGAAACTAGGTGAAGATTTTACAAGTCTTTAG
- a CDS encoding YutD family protein: protein MRREFSPEMYNYNKFPGPQFVVAADRVKSGSIEFLLLENEKEAFDPKVFSQRFSEILLKYDYIVGDWGNEQLRLKGFYNDSRQLKKSSAISRLPEYIKEYCNFGCAYFILENPEPKTIAGERSEKREQRAAVGYGYSADSETYAPSPKSKRKSAAKGTFDQKHRRGRRTSKQLKKDRKMRKETVNQHFVIRKKEG from the coding sequence ATGAGAAGAGAATTTTCTCCTGAAATGTACAATTATAATAAGTTTCCGGGACCGCAGTTTGTAGTGGCTGCTGATCGTGTTAAAAGCGGCTCTATCGAATTTCTGCTCTTGGAAAATGAAAAAGAAGCTTTTGACCCTAAAGTATTCAGCCAGCGATTTTCAGAAATTCTGCTTAAGTATGACTATATTGTTGGAGACTGGGGCAATGAACAGCTGCGTTTGAAAGGATTTTATAATGACAGCAGACAGCTGAAAAAAAGCAGTGCCATTTCCCGCTTGCCTGAATATATTAAAGAGTACTGTAATTTTGGCTGTGCTTACTTTATTCTTGAAAATCCCGAGCCAAAAACAATAGCAGGAGAGCGGTCAGAGAAGCGGGAGCAAAGAGCAGCCGTAGGCTATGGTTATAGTGCAGATTCTGAAACATATGCGCCTTCCCCTAAGTCTAAAAGAAAGTCGGCTGCAAAGGGGACCTTTGATCAAAAGCACAGACGCGGCCGCAGAACGTCCAAACAGTTAAAAAAGGATCGGAAAATGCGGAAAGAGACGGTTAACCAGCATTTTGTTATCAGGAAAAAGGAAGGTTAG
- the rlmN gene encoding 23S rRNA (adenine(2503)-C(2))-methyltransferase RlmN yields MKPSIYGLTRAQLSEWVSKQGEKPFRAEQIWDWLYRKRVQSFDAMTNLPQHFTDLLAEQFCINPLQQRIVQESADGTVKYLFELPDGMLIETVMMRQHYGLSVCVTTQVGCNIGCTFCASGLIKKQRDLTSGEIAAQVMLVQKYFDEKGQNERVSHVVVMGIGEPFDNYDNVLNFLRIINDDRGLAIGARHITVSTSGLAHKIRDFANEGVQVNLAVSLHAPNNELRSSIMRINRSFPLEKLFEAIAYYIDTTNRRVTFEYIMLNRVNDWPENAQELADLTKKIRKLSYVNLIPYNAVSEHDQYSRSPKERVDAFYDVLKKNGVNCVVRQEHGADIDAACGQLRSNTMKRDQAQLTRKA; encoded by the coding sequence ATGAAACCATCAATTTACGGCTTAACACGAGCTCAACTGTCAGAATGGGTTAGTAAGCAAGGGGAGAAACCCTTCCGTGCCGAACAAATTTGGGACTGGCTTTATCGAAAACGTGTCCAATCTTTTGATGCTATGACCAATCTGCCGCAGCATTTTACCGATCTTCTGGCAGAACAGTTTTGTATTAATCCTTTGCAGCAGCGAATAGTCCAAGAGTCTGCTGACGGCACGGTCAAATATCTTTTTGAACTGCCTGACGGTATGCTGATTGAAACGGTTATGATGCGCCAGCATTATGGTTTATCTGTCTGTGTCACGACACAGGTTGGCTGCAATATTGGCTGTACGTTTTGCGCCAGCGGTCTTATTAAAAAACAGCGTGATCTTACCAGCGGAGAGATTGCAGCGCAAGTCATGCTGGTTCAAAAATATTTTGATGAGAAAGGTCAGAATGAAAGAGTCAGTCATGTTGTTGTAATGGGGATAGGTGAGCCTTTTGACAATTATGATAATGTTCTTAATTTTTTGCGGATTATCAATGATGACCGCGGTTTGGCAATAGGAGCCCGCCATATTACTGTATCCACTTCAGGTCTGGCTCATAAGATTCGTGATTTTGCCAATGAAGGTGTTCAGGTTAATTTAGCTGTTTCTCTTCACGCTCCTAATAATGAACTGCGCTCCAGCATTATGCGAATTAACCGTTCCTTTCCTCTGGAAAAATTATTCGAAGCTATTGCCTACTATATCGATACCACTAACCGGCGAGTGACTTTTGAATACATTATGCTCAACCGTGTTAATGATTGGCCGGAAAATGCTCAGGAATTGGCGGATCTGACGAAGAAAATTCGAAAACTGTCTTATGTCAATCTGATTCCTTATAATGCTGTATCTGAACACGATCAGTACAGCAGAAGTCCCAAGGAACGTGTAGATGCTTTTTACGATGTGCTCAAGAAAAACGGGGTTAACTGTGTTGTACGGCAGGAGCATGGTGCAGATATCGATGCGGCCTGCGGTCAGCTGCGCTCCAATACCATGAAGCGTGATCAAGCACAGCTGACAAGAAAAGCATGA
- a CDS encoding MmcQ/YjbR family DNA-binding protein, whose amino-acid sequence MSLESEFFKKKRVLINELLPFGFKKEGDLYNYRELFMDGNFEAQLSIEADGRVSGRVVDTEINDDYLALRTQRQAGSFAGQVRAAYAAILEKIADCCFEDRPFVTEQADRLLHYIEKTYGDQYDHPFAKYPDFAAYRNPINRKWYGLIMTVNRSKLDSGKEKRKQKETDDEVEMINLKVKNDDLAHLLTCPGIYPSYHMNKKFWVSVILDEDVSDELLFSLVDKSRRLTEKGSLGSADGPDFWLIPANPKYYDVDAELAAQKMIHWTQKASIKTDDYVGIYITAPVRSLRYLCRVLEADIPNEAYPDRSKTKRLMRIELLTQFPDSQFSSSVLKEYGVTNIRGARRMTKELVAEVKKALKD is encoded by the coding sequence ATGTCTTTGGAGTCTGAATTTTTCAAGAAAAAACGGGTCCTTATAAATGAACTTCTGCCTTTTGGCTTTAAAAAAGAAGGTGACCTTTATAATTACCGAGAATTATTTATGGATGGGAATTTTGAAGCTCAGCTGTCTATTGAGGCTGACGGCCGAGTCAGCGGCCGTGTGGTTGATACTGAGATAAATGATGATTATTTGGCCCTGCGTACTCAGCGGCAGGCAGGCTCTTTTGCTGGGCAGGTCCGGGCAGCCTATGCTGCCATTTTAGAAAAAATAGCCGACTGCTGTTTTGAAGACCGGCCTTTTGTAACTGAACAAGCTGACCGTTTGCTTCACTATATTGAAAAGACCTACGGTGATCAATACGATCATCCCTTTGCCAAATACCCTGATTTTGCAGCCTACCGCAATCCCATAAACCGAAAATGGTACGGTCTGATTATGACTGTCAACCGCAGTAAACTGGATTCGGGCAAAGAAAAGAGGAAGCAGAAAGAGACGGATGATGAGGTTGAAATGATCAATCTAAAAGTAAAAAACGATGATTTAGCCCATTTGCTTACCTGTCCTGGGATTTATCCTTCTTACCATATGAATAAAAAGTTCTGGGTTTCAGTCATTTTAGATGAAGATGTTTCCGATGAGCTGCTTTTTTCTTTAGTTGATAAAAGCAGAAGACTAACGGAGAAAGGCAGTTTAGGCAGTGCCGATGGCCCTGATTTTTGGCTGATTCCGGCTAATCCCAAATATTATGACGTTGATGCTGAGCTTGCAGCTCAAAAAATGATTCATTGGACACAAAAAGCGTCGATAAAAACAGATGACTATGTGGGTATTTACATCACAGCGCCTGTGCGTTCCCTGCGTTATCTCTGCCGAGTGTTAGAGGCTGATATCCCTAATGAAGCCTATCCTGACCGTTCTAAAACAAAGAGACTCATGCGAATTGAGCTGCTGACCCAGTTTCCGGACAGCCAATTCTCCAGCTCTGTTTTAAAAGAATACGGTGTTACTAATATCCGAGGGGCACGGCGGATGACCAAAGAACTAGTTGCTGAGGTGAAAAAGGCTCTTAAGGACTAG
- the rsmD gene encoding 16S rRNA (guanine(966)-N(2))-methyltransferase RsmD yields MRIVAGEFGGRPLKTLEGKTTRPTSDKVRGAIFNMIGPYFTGGRALDLFAGSGGLAIEAVSRGIAEAVLVEKDRKAQAVINANIKMTQKAKQFRLIKKTAAQAVKELTGCFDLVFLDPPYAKEEIVQNITVMEAEGLLAEGAVLVCETEKTVVLPETIGTIRMWKQKKYGISKVTVYVK; encoded by the coding sequence ATGAGAATTGTTGCTGGTGAGTTTGGCGGGCGTCCCTTAAAAACGCTTGAAGGGAAAACAACACGTCCCACTTCTGATAAGGTACGTGGGGCCATTTTTAATATGATTGGCCCTTATTTTACAGGCGGCCGTGCTTTGGATCTTTTCGCCGGATCCGGCGGCCTCGCTATTGAAGCAGTGTCCCGCGGGATAGCAGAAGCTGTTTTGGTAGAGAAAGACCGCAAGGCGCAGGCAGTTATAAATGCCAATATTAAGATGACTCAGAAAGCCAAACAGTTTCGGTTAATAAAAAAGACAGCCGCACAGGCTGTTAAAGAACTGACTGGCTGTTTTGATCTGGTTTTTCTTGATCCGCCTTATGCCAAAGAAGAGATTGTGCAAAATATCACTGTTATGGAGGCAGAGGGACTTTTGGCAGAGGGTGCTGTGCTTGTCTGTGAGACTGAAAAGACAGTGGTATTGCCTGAAACTATCGGAACAATTAGAATGTGGAAACAAAAAAAATACGGAATCAGTAAGGTAACAGTATATGTCAAATAA
- a CDS encoding ABC transporter ATP-binding protein — translation MSIIKNLWWFFKLEKRRYLLGISALSLVAVLNLIPPRILGDVIDAITQRDLTRAELIWNLLWLILVALAMYWLRYIWRMYIIGTSYRLGQIIRYQLFEHFTKMSPSFYQKYRTGDLMAHATNDINSLTRLAGGGVMSAVDASITALVTLITMFFTISWQMTLIAVLPLPLMALATSRLGRKTHESFKQSQAAFSELNNQVQESVSGIKVTKSFGYQEQELAAFQQTNEMTFKKNMVTMKYDVMFDPLVLLFIGSSYVLTLLMGSVLVSDNQITVGNLVTFITYLDMLVWPLMAIGFLFNMVQRGSVSYERINALLEQESDIKDPIEPLSGIENGSLTYHIDHFQYENEPTLSDIHFILEKGQTLGLVGQTGSGKTTLIKLLLREYDVTQGSISLNGHDIRQYRLADLRSLIGYVPQDQFLFADSILENVRFGNADLSFQEVEEATQLSQVYDDIMAMPEGFETVIGEKGVSLSGGQKQRIAMSRAMILNPEILILDDSLSAVDAKTEHAIIENLKQTRQNKSTIITAHRLSAVVHADLILVMQDGRIIERGSHDELIQAGGWYAATYAAQQLEGEEV, via the coding sequence ATGTCCATTATTAAAAATTTATGGTGGTTTTTTAAATTAGAAAAGCGACGCTATTTACTGGGGATTTCTGCCCTGAGTTTAGTTGCGGTGCTTAATCTTATTCCTCCGCGAATATTGGGGGATGTTATTGACGCTATTACGCAAAGAGACTTAACACGGGCAGAACTCATTTGGAACCTCTTGTGGCTGATTTTGGTAGCTCTGGCTATGTATTGGCTGCGTTATATTTGGCGCATGTACATTATAGGGACCTCTTACCGTCTCGGCCAGATTATTCGTTATCAGCTGTTTGAGCATTTTACCAAAATGTCTCCGTCCTTTTATCAAAAATATCGCACCGGAGACCTTATGGCTCATGCTACCAACGATATTAATTCGCTGACACGGCTGGCCGGAGGCGGCGTTATGTCAGCTGTAGATGCTTCTATCACTGCCTTAGTTACCTTGATTACTATGTTTTTTACCATCTCTTGGCAGATGACTTTGATTGCTGTGCTTCCGCTGCCTTTAATGGCTCTGGCTACCAGCCGTTTGGGACGTAAGACACACGAAAGTTTTAAACAGTCGCAGGCTGCCTTTTCTGAACTCAATAATCAAGTACAGGAAAGTGTCTCTGGAATAAAGGTCACCAAATCTTTTGGCTATCAAGAGCAAGAATTGGCAGCTTTTCAGCAGACCAATGAAATGACCTTTAAGAAAAATATGGTCACCATGAAATATGATGTCATGTTTGATCCCTTGGTCTTACTGTTTATCGGCAGTTCTTACGTTTTAACTTTACTTATGGGTTCTGTCTTGGTATCGGACAATCAAATTACTGTTGGTAATCTGGTCACTTTTATAACCTATCTGGATATGCTGGTCTGGCCTTTAATGGCTATCGGCTTTCTCTTTAACATGGTTCAGCGCGGTTCTGTTTCTTATGAGCGGATCAATGCTTTGCTGGAACAGGAGTCTGATATTAAAGATCCAATTGAGCCTTTGTCTGGGATTGAAAACGGTTCTTTAACTTACCACATTGACCATTTCCAATATGAAAATGAGCCAACCTTATCTGATATTCATTTCATTTTAGAAAAAGGGCAGACCTTGGGCTTGGTTGGGCAAACAGGATCCGGAAAGACAACCCTGATTAAACTGCTCCTGCGAGAGTATGATGTCACTCAGGGCAGTATCAGTCTCAACGGACACGACATTCGCCAGTACCGTCTGGCTGATTTACGCAGCCTGATTGGCTATGTTCCCCAAGACCAGTTTTTATTTGCTGACTCCATACTGGAAAACGTCCGTTTCGGCAATGCAGACTTAAGTTTTCAGGAAGTCGAAGAGGCGACACAGCTTTCTCAGGTCTACGATGATATAATGGCTATGCCTGAAGGCTTTGAGACAGTTATCGGTGAGAAAGGTGTTTCACTGTCAGGCGGGCAGAAGCAGCGGATTGCTATGAGCCGGGCGATGATTTTAAATCCGGAGATTCTGATTTTAGACGATTCTCTTTCAGCTGTTGATGCCAAGACTGAGCATGCTATTATTGAAAATCTTAAACAAACACGCCAGAACAAATCAACGATTATCACAGCGCATCGCTTGTCAGCGGTTGTTCATGCTGATTTGATTCTAGTGATGCAGGACGGGCGCATTATTGAGCGCGGCAGCCATGATGAGCTGATTCAGGCCGGCGGCTGGTATGCAGCTACTTATGCAGCTCAGCAATTGGAAGGAGAGGAGGTCTGA
- the asnA gene encoding aspartate--ammonia ligase has product MKKSFIHQQEEISFVKNTFTQYLIDKLEVVEVQGPILSRVGDGMQDNLSGVENPVSVHVLKIPDATFEVVHSLAKWKRHTLARFGFNEGEGLVVNMKALRPDEESLDPIHSVYVDQWDWEKVIPDGRRNLTYLKETVETIYKVIRLTELAVEARYDIDSVLPKKITFIHSEELVERYPDLTPKERENEITKEYGAVFLIGIGGILADGQPHDGRAPDYDDWTSETEHGYKGLNGDILVWNEALGSAFELSSMGIRVDEDALKRQVVITGDEDRLELDWHKTLLRGFFPLTIGGGIGQSRMAMFLLRKKHIGEVQTSVWPQEVQDTYDNIL; this is encoded by the coding sequence ATGAAGAAGAGTTTTATTCATCAGCAGGAAGAAATTTCTTTTGTAAAAAATACATTTACGCAGTATTTGATTGATAAGCTTGAAGTTGTTGAAGTACAGGGCCCTATTTTGAGCCGGGTCGGCGATGGGATGCAGGACAATTTGTCTGGTGTTGAAAATCCTGTATCTGTCCATGTTTTGAAGATTCCCGATGCGACTTTTGAGGTGGTTCATTCACTGGCTAAATGGAAGCGCCATACTTTGGCGCGTTTTGGTTTTAATGAGGGGGAAGGACTTGTTGTTAATATGAAGGCACTCCGCCCTGATGAGGAATCGCTGGACCCTATTCACTCTGTTTATGTGGATCAGTGGGATTGGGAAAAAGTGATTCCTGACGGCCGCAGAAACTTAACTTATTTGAAAGAAACAGTTGAAACGATTTATAAGGTCATTCGCCTGACGGAATTAGCTGTTGAGGCGCGTTATGACATTGATTCCGTGCTGCCTAAAAAAATAACTTTTATTCACTCTGAAGAATTGGTTGAGCGCTATCCTGATTTGACACCCAAAGAGCGTGAAAATGAAATTACCAAAGAATATGGCGCTGTCTTTTTGATCGGTATCGGCGGAATCTTGGCCGATGGACAGCCCCATGACGGCCGTGCACCGGATTACGATGACTGGACCAGTGAGACGGAACATGGGTATAAGGGGCTAAATGGTGATATTTTAGTTTGGAATGAAGCGCTGGGATCGGCTTTTGAGCTCTCGTCAATGGGAATTCGTGTTGACGAAGACGCCCTTAAACGTCAGGTTGTTATTACAGGTGATGAAGATCGTCTTGAACTGGATTGGCATAAAACACTTTTACGCGGTTTCTTCCCTTTGACGATAGGCGGTGGTATCGGACAATCACGGATGGCTATGTTTTTACTGCGCAAAAAGCATATTGGCGAAGTGCAGACTTCTGTTTGGCCGCAGGAAGTCCAGGATACCTATGACAATATTTTATAG
- a CDS encoding SepM family pheromone-processing serine protease, with amino-acid sequence MKILQVFSSNLKALRQWIKQFKWWLIGALAAFLLLFSLFVPLPYYLEMPGGAYDIRSVLTVDDRKDDQEGSYNFVAVSMSQATLAQLIYGWLTPFTEITSMQETTGGYSNDDYIRMNQFYMETSQNNAVYQALSLAGEEVSLDYMGVYVLNVNENSSFKGILQLADTVTGVNSRTFSSSADLIDYVSGLELGEPVTVQYTSDGKAKEAEGKIIRLENGKNGIGIGLVDHTEVNSDKDIVFSTDGVGGPSAGLMFTLDIYDQLTEEDLRQGRVIAGTGTIEKDGSVGDIGGAALKVVAADKAGAEIFFVPNNPVDEAVLKADPAAKTNYEEAAAAAKELGSKMKIVPVTNVQEAIDYLRKQD; translated from the coding sequence GTGAAGATTTTACAAGTCTTTAGTTCAAATCTAAAAGCACTGAGACAGTGGATCAAGCAGTTTAAGTGGTGGCTAATCGGTGCTCTGGCAGCGTTTTTGCTGCTTTTTAGCCTTTTTGTACCGCTTCCCTATTATTTAGAGATGCCGGGCGGTGCTTATGACATTCGTTCGGTTTTGACAGTTGATGACCGGAAAGATGATCAGGAGGGTTCCTATAATTTTGTGGCTGTCAGTATGAGTCAGGCCACTCTGGCCCAGCTGATTTACGGCTGGCTGACCCCCTTCACTGAAATTACCAGTATGCAGGAGACAACCGGGGGCTACAGTAATGATGATTATATCAGAATGAATCAGTTTTACATGGAAACCTCACAGAATAATGCTGTTTATCAGGCTCTCAGTTTGGCCGGTGAAGAAGTCAGTCTTGACTATATGGGGGTCTATGTCCTTAATGTCAATGAAAACTCCAGTTTTAAAGGAATCCTTCAGCTGGCTGATACAGTCACAGGCGTTAACAGCCGGACTTTTAGCAGCTCTGCCGACCTTATTGACTATGTTAGCGGCCTGGAATTGGGGGAACCGGTAACCGTTCAGTATACATCTGATGGCAAGGCTAAAGAGGCAGAAGGAAAAATCATCAGGCTGGAAAATGGGAAAAATGGTATTGGCATTGGTCTGGTCGATCATACAGAAGTTAATTCGGATAAGGATATTGTTTTTTCAACGGATGGTGTCGGAGGTCCCAGTGCTGGCTTAATGTTTACCTTAGATATTTATGACCAGCTGACTGAGGAGGATCTGCGGCAGGGACGTGTGATTGCCGGAACTGGAACAATTGAAAAGGATGGCTCAGTCGGTGATATCGGCGGCGCTGCTTTGAAGGTTGTTGCAGCGGATAAGGCTGGAGCAGAGATCTTCTTTGTTCCTAATAACCCTGTAGATGAAGCTGTTTTAAAAGCTGACCCAGCTGCTAAAACGAATTATGAAGAAGCTGCAGCAGCAGCTAAAGAGCTGGGCAGCAAGATGAAGATTGTTCCTGTGACCAATGTTCAGGAAGCTATCGATTATTTAAGAAAGCAGGATTAA
- a CDS encoding bifunctional metallophosphatase/5'-nucleotidase: MIEKLKILHINDLHSHFEAFPKIKRFFAEKSDTDSQVIKLDIGDNVDRSHPMTEVSSGQSNVDLMNELGIDFATIGNNEGIGLAKAELDELYDKAAFKVVLGNLTDAEGRRPAWAGPYEIVKTEAGTKIAFLAYTFPYYWTYAPNGWEVADPLACLQRDLAQPEVESADFRILLSHLGIRLDEKIARSSAKIDLIIGAHTHHVFEEGVSLNGTYLAAAGRYGEYVGEIDLTFANHRLSDVNILAHETRHLPSLVADKKWLEDYTETGRAYLRQQKLAVFEHDLSLSESADLLMEAMRAYAKSDLAIVNTGLIVDPFPRNFTKDSLHHSLPHQMRLLKFYLTVQELTVICREMFAKEDLLAGQEIRGMGFRGKRFGHFMTKGFAYKNGKIVYNKEAEKKDGRLTLVLVDQYYFATYFEKLKEQSAEFLFPDLLREVLARYLVSNNSSRTKKEAGL, from the coding sequence ATGATAGAAAAGCTTAAAATTTTGCATATCAATGATTTGCATTCGCATTTTGAAGCCTTTCCCAAGATTAAGCGCTTTTTTGCCGAGAAATCTGACACTGACAGCCAAGTGATTAAGCTTGATATTGGTGATAATGTTGACAGGAGCCATCCAATGACAGAGGTCAGTTCCGGCCAAAGCAATGTTGACTTGATGAATGAACTGGGCATTGATTTTGCAACAATCGGCAACAATGAAGGCATCGGTCTGGCTAAGGCTGAGCTGGACGAATTGTATGACAAGGCGGCTTTTAAAGTTGTTTTGGGCAACTTGACAGATGCAGAAGGCAGACGGCCTGCTTGGGCCGGTCCTTATGAGATTGTCAAAACTGAAGCAGGGACTAAGATTGCTTTTTTAGCCTATACTTTTCCTTATTATTGGACTTATGCGCCTAATGGCTGGGAGGTGGCCGATCCGCTCGCCTGTCTTCAGAGGGACTTAGCACAGCCTGAAGTGGAATCTGCTGATTTTCGCATTTTACTGAGTCATTTAGGGATTCGTTTGGATGAAAAGATTGCCCGATCGTCAGCGAAGATTGATTTGATTATCGGGGCACATACACACCATGTTTTTGAAGAAGGTGTCAGTTTAAATGGGACTTATCTGGCTGCTGCCGGCAGATATGGCGAATATGTCGGGGAAATTGATCTGACTTTTGCCAATCACAGGCTTTCTGATGTCAATATTCTAGCGCATGAAACCCGCCACCTGCCAAGTTTAGTGGCAGATAAAAAATGGCTGGAGGACTATACTGAAACAGGGCGGGCTTATCTGCGACAGCAGAAACTGGCTGTTTTTGAGCATGATTTGAGTCTGTCTGAATCTGCTGATTTGTTGATGGAGGCAATGAGAGCTTATGCCAAAAGTGATCTAGCCATTGTCAATACAGGTTTAATAGTTGACCCTTTTCCCCGTAATTTTACTAAGGATTCTCTGCACCACTCGCTTCCCCATCAGATGCGCCTGCTTAAATTTTATCTGACTGTACAGGAGCTGACCGTTATTTGCCGAGAAATGTTTGCCAAAGAGGACCTGCTGGCCGGTCAGGAAATTCGCGGGATGGGTTTTCGCGGCAAGAGGTTCGGCCATTTTATGACAAAAGGCTTTGCTTACAAAAATGGAAAAATAGTGTATAATAAAGAGGCTGAAAAAAAAGATGGCCGGCTGACATTAGTTTTAGTAGACCAGTATTATTTCGCCACTTATTTTGAAAAATTAAAAGAACAAAGTGCAGAATTTCTTTTTCCTGATTTATTGCGTGAAGTGCTTGCACGTTACCTCGTCAGTAATAACAGCAGCAGGACTAAAAAAGAAGCTGGACTGTAA
- a CDS encoding DUF3923 family protein, which produces MSKLQKRFIIGFNFALLAVFLDISMLIFLRTVDSQGVFQTSERKWLTFFMWLLCYAFIWICQGLIYLGFLYFKKLKNGKEIN; this is translated from the coding sequence ATGTCAAAATTGCAAAAACGGTTTATTATAGGATTTAACTTTGCTCTGCTGGCTGTTTTTTTAGATATCAGCATGCTGATTTTTCTAAGAACAGTGGACAGTCAGGGGGTCTTTCAGACCAGTGAACGAAAATGGCTGACTTTCTTCATGTGGCTTTTGTGCTATGCTTTTATTTGGATCTGTCAGGGGCTGATTTATCTGGGATTTCTATATTTTAAGAAGTTAAAAAATGGCAAAGAAATCAACTGA